AACACTCCATTTGATCCAAAGTTTTAGTCAATGTCAAAATGAAAATCGTTCATATTGTGCAGGATTTATTAGTGCACGTTATTccaaaataaaatgtctttgtacattttttttaagtactaATTCACACATGCCTCTCTTCTGTGATGCATCAGATACTTTTCAtcttacatttataaaatattgtgTTACTCAGAAATACATCAGAGTAGAGACGTGAAATGACTATAAATGAGCTTTAAAAGATATTCTATTTAAATCAACCTCTCCGACATCATTCAGCATGctagcacacacacactcaacacaaacacactacTTCATAATGTACTGTACACTTATATACAGGTAATGATTTTATACTGAAGCTCAAACACATTTGGTTTGGATCTTCAGTCAGCCCTGTGTCCCTTATTTGTGTATTATAGTACAGACTCTTATCTGACCAACtgaattatttgtcattttaacaATGAATCAAATAGTTGAGCAGTTCATTCCTTCTTTTGAGACATGCATCACATCTATGTGTGTAAAGTGCTACAATAATATTATCTATAAAAAacaatgaacacacacacacgcacacatacatcACAGGCCCAGACGTTTGTGTTTCTACAGTGGTTTCAAAAGAAAATCTGTCGACtgggtttaaacccaatttttaaactgtgttaaatGGAGCTGAGCGTATTCCAGCCTTATTGGTAACTGAAAGCGTAATGAGATTCACCAAACAAGGATCTGGGGATTCGTAAAACTTTGTGAATGACGGGTCTGGAGACATTTTGCAGAGTTGTGGGGTAGATTCACTCATTACCCCAACACTTTTCAATCTCACTCTTTAATGGCCGTTCACACTAACAGCGATTTGCAGCGGCTGGAAGTCactcattttcaatgagagctGGTAATTGACACTGACATACCAGCGATGGGAAAATTGAGCAGAGTTCAGCTTTATGTAAATGATGCACGGACTACGGTGGGATTTATACAGCTGCATATCGCAGTTACCTACGAGACTCGGTGACTTCCAGCCGTTTAATGTCGGTGTGAACAAGACTTCGGACAGTCACACGATCATTCGTTTGTCATACCTTTTTCACAAAACACACATGGAAAATATAGAAATACATgcatgcacacgcacacacatacattgcTGCTCATCGAGTGGAGCGTATATTTTTATACTGACAGAGCAGCAGTTGTTTGAATGTCTTTTTGAAGGTGATGTTGCACAGGGCGTAGCAGGCGGGGTTGATGGTGCTGTTGATGTAACAGAGCCAGTATCCAATGGTCCACACCGTGTTGGGAATACAGCTGGAGCAGAAGGTATTAATGAGGACCATCACATTGTAGGGCGTCCACGTAGCCACAAACGCCACCAGGATGGCCATGATGGTGCGCGTCACCTTCTTTTCCCGAGAAGGCGGCGCTTTTTTCTTCTTGGGCGGCTGCTTGGTCATCTTCACGATCTTCCTCGCCACGTGGTTCTGCCTCTCGATTGCTGGAACGATTTCCACCGTCGCATTCGATGGGGCGTAACAATCTCCTTTGGGCGATTTGGTGATGATCTTGATGCAAGTAAGTTTGGAACCTCCAGGCTTGGCGCGGTGCCTGACGGGAGCCTGGCCGTCATTGGCTGTAGACGGTGCCGCTTCCTCTTTCTGATTCGTTACGGCTCCGCTGCATGAGGTGGAATCGTTGGAGCTTTCTTTCTCCTCGGCGGGGACGCAGTTTCCGTGTACTACCTCCTCCGCTTCCGCTTCTCCGCTGGCCGTAGACGGTGCTTTGCCGTTCTGAAGTTTGGCGTCGTGTTGGTTGGCCGCGTCATCTGTGATCTGGGTCTGACCTCTATCCGCTTCTTCGGCCGGCACGTTGTTGTTGGTAGGTTTGTTGGTGGTGTTTTCGCGGGTCTGACTCGGAGAAGCCACGTCAGGGATGGCGCCCGACGGCTTCCGGTTCTCTTTCTTGACGCGGCTCTTACTGGCTCGGGAGATCTGCCAGTACAGCACCATCATAATAATGACGGGTAGGTAAAAAGCGGCTATGGCCGTGCCGAACGTGACCGCCGCGTTCGAAAAGAACTGAATGTAGCACTCTTTCTCCGGCACTGTTCGCCCACCAACGATAAACTGCCAGAACAGGATGGCTGGGGCCCAGAGGATAAAGGACAACACCCAGGCGGCCGCAATCATCATCCCCGCCATTTTGGTCGTCCTCTTTACTGGGTAGCTTAGCGGCTTGGTGACACAAAAGTAACGATCAAAGCTGATGATCAAAAGGTTCATGACCGAAGCGTTGCTCACCACATAGTCCAACGCTAACCACAAATCACACACAACCGGCCCGAGTGGCCAGTATCCAATCACAATGTAGACTGTATACAAATTCATAGAGCAAAGGCCAATGATGAGGTCAGCACAGGCCAGGCTAAACAGGAAGTAGTTGTTGACGGTCTGCAGGCTCCTGTTCACCTTGATGGAGAGCATGACCAGAATGTTCCCAATCACAGTGACCAGACTAAGTGAGCCGGCCACCAGTACAATGAACACCACCTCCACTGTCTTATATGGACTCTCGTCCACTGTCTCTGTCGTCTCGTTGCCCTCAGATGCATTCCAGAAGGTGAAGTTTATTGTATCCATGGTGTCCGGACACAGGTACAGCTGATCTGTTTCCTATTAGCAGGACTTATGATTTCAAGCACCTGcatgagagagaaaaagaaacaaTGATTTAATATTTAACAAATGATGAAGAGTGATGAACATATGGGCTTCAGTgaaaagacaaacatttatgtGATAGTAATTTAAATTAACTACGCGGATAAtaattaatacaaataaaaacaaacagtttaTAATTTTTCATAACGTTGAAATGTCATAAAAGGCACAGCGTTATGCATTTTAATCAGATACAAACATAActgtctttatttaattattttaacaagCATAAAATTGCCTCTAGAGCGCGTGCGCGCTGCGGACGGTCCTGGAGAAAGAGCGGAAAGCGCGCGCTAAACTAATGACGCGTTAACAACCGATGATAATATTATAATCCGGATTTCCTATCAAAAATTACTCAGTTGACTCACACAAGGATAACCATTAACCAGATGACAAAGTCTACTGGAGAGGGAAATCTGACATTTGACCCGTCATAATGATGACGTTCAACTTCATGTGAGTGGAAAACCTGTTAAATTTTACCCGAAAAAATCTCGTTGTTCCCTCCCAAACTTTACAAAAGTTCCGTGCGGTTTTTCAGACTAATATTTCTTAAAAAGTTTATAGTCAGACTGTAAAGAACTGATTGGTATCGAGTAGGTTCATCAGGTTTGTCAGTGCGCCGTTTAATGTGATTCAAAATCTTACTGTGAACAAAGCGAGTGTACTTATGATGACTTGTTATAAAACACGACACGTACGTCTTATTTCAGAGGGAGTATCagtcattaaaatgtaaagagTTGTCAATGTGTATTATAAAGCTGGTTAAATTAAGCGAAAGGGAAATCTGAAGCACGCTCGAACTTTAAAGAGTCTGCTTTTTAAACTTCTGCTTCAGAAGCACGCGCagctctctctgtctctttcccTTTAGCCAgaaatagaaaaacaaaaatatgcaattatatttAATGTAGATAGTTTACCATGAGTTTTTGCATTGTGACAGTTTCCTCCCTGCACGCACACggtttttttcctactatggatgtcaCGGGTGTCAGCTGTGGTcaagtatttaaatatttttttgtattcaggagaataaaaaaacttgtataggtttagaacaacatggtgattaaatgattacagaatttttattttggggtaaaTTTTTCTT
The sequence above is a segment of the Misgurnus anguillicaudatus chromosome 1, ASM2758022v2, whole genome shotgun sequence genome. Coding sequences within it:
- the chrm2a gene encoding muscarinic acetylcholine receptor M2a, with the translated sequence MDTINFTFWNASEGNETTETVDESPYKTVEVVFIVLVAGSLSLVTVIGNILVMLSIKVNRSLQTVNNYFLFSLACADLIIGLCSMNLYTVYIVIGYWPLGPVVCDLWLALDYVVSNASVMNLLIISFDRYFCVTKPLSYPVKRTTKMAGMMIAAAWVLSFILWAPAILFWQFIVGGRTVPEKECYIQFFSNAAVTFGTAIAAFYLPVIIMMVLYWQISRASKSRVKKENRKPSGAIPDVASPSQTRENTTNKPTNNNVPAEEADRGQTQITDDAANQHDAKLQNGKAPSTASGEAEAEEVVHGNCVPAEEKESSNDSTSCSGAVTNQKEEAAPSTANDGQAPVRHRAKPGGSKLTCIKIITKSPKGDCYAPSNATVEIVPAIERQNHVARKIVKMTKQPPKKKKAPPSREKKVTRTIMAILVAFVATWTPYNVMVLINTFCSSCIPNTVWTIGYWLCYINSTINPACYALCNITFKKTFKQLLLCQYKNIRSTR